In a single window of the Papaver somniferum cultivar HN1 chromosome 8, ASM357369v1, whole genome shotgun sequence genome:
- the LOC113301911 gene encoding ATPase family AAA domain-containing protein 3-like → MAKACALGIVSALASATLGVEYAYADGPFNFGPFSSSSSSPSPHPPPEAAPSSDTPKEEESSSSKVRNDNPRTTSAGFDPEPLLKGAAALREISTSLNAKKAFDLMMKREETKMIQAATKKAEMDAMRAQFETERQKVLSEEKQKLSQQQAQNKAQMARYEDELKRKRMQAENEWHKARNQELVKMQEESALRLQAARQATEQQIQAQRLQTEREKANILRENIKSEQEAKARANALHKQLTEDLSKRELIDRAKLEQEKWVAAINTTFEHIGGGVKALLTDQNKLIVVVGGVTALAAGVYTTREGARVIWGYVDRVLGQPSLIRESSRGKYPWSGIFSRGISSLSQKAEGVKGNGFGDVVLHPSLHKRIEQLAGATANTKSHQAPFRNMLFYGPPGTGKTMAARELARKSV, encoded by the exons ATGGCAAAAGCTTGTGCATTAGGGATTGTATCAGCATTAGCTTCAGCAACTTTAGGTGTTGAGTATGCTTATGCTGATGGTCCTTTTAATTTTGgtccattttcatcttcatcttcttcaccgtCTCCTCATCCTCCTCCCGAAGCTGCTCCTTCATCTGATAcaccaaaagaagaagaatcatcatcttctaaagttCGAAATGATAATCCACGAACCACATCTGCTGGGTTCGATCCTGAACCACTTCTGAAAGGAGCTGCAGCTCTTAGAGAAATTAGTACTTCTCTCAATGCTAAAAAG GCGTTTGATCTGATGATGAAGCGGGAAGAGACAAAGATGATTCAAGCTGCAACCAAGAAAGCTGAAATGGATGCGATGAGAGCTCAATTTGAAACT GAGAGACAAAAGGTACTATCTGAGGAAAAGCAAAAATTGAGTCAACAACAAGCACAAAATAAAGCTCAAATGGCTCGTTATGAAGATGAGCTGAAGAGGAAAAGGATGCAG GCAGAGAATGAATGGCATAAAGCCAGAAATCAAGAGTTAGTGAAAATGCAAGAGGAGTCAGCTTTGAGGCTACAGGCTGCTAGGCAGGCAACAGAACAGCAAATTCAAGCTCAGCGTCTGCAAACAGAGAGAGAAAAAGCTAACATATTAAGAGAAAATATTAAAAGTGAGCAAGAAGCAAAAGCAAGAGCCAACGCGCTTCATAAACAACTAACTGAAGATTTAAGTAAAAGGGAGCTAATAGATAGAGCAAAACTTGAGCAAGAGAAGTGGGTTGCTGCCATTAACACAACTTTTGAGCATATTGGAG GTGGTGTGAAGGCTTTATTAACTGATCAAAATAAGCTGATCGTAGTGGTCGGGGGAGTTACAGCTCTGGCAGCTGGGGTTTACACAACTAG AGAGGGTGCAAGGGTGATTTGGGGATATGTTGACAGAGTTCTCGGACAACCATCCTTGATCAGAGAGTCCtcgagaggaaagtacccttgGTCAGGGATTTTTTCTCGTGGAATTAGCTCTCTATCACAAAAGGCTGAAGGTGTGAAAGGGAATGGTTTTGGTGATGTGGTTCTTCATCCTTCACTTCATAAGCGAATCGAGCAACTTGCTGGTGCAACTGCAAATACTAAATCCCATCAAGCACCTTTTAGAAACATGCTCTTCTATGGTCCTCCTGGAACAGGGAAAACTATGGCCGCCAGAGAACTTGCACGAAAATCTGTATGA